One Glycine soja cultivar W05 chromosome 2, ASM419377v2, whole genome shotgun sequence genomic region harbors:
- the LOC114383415 gene encoding NAC domain-containing protein 87-like, whose protein sequence is MMEEPVVVNKGDDHDHDHEPLDLPPGFRFHPTDEEIITCYLTEKVLNRTFSATAIGEADFNKCEPWDLPKKAKMGEKDWYFFCQRDRKYPTGMRTNRATQSGYWKATGKDKEIFKGKNNLVGMKKTLVFYRGRAPKGEKSNWVMHEFRLDGKFACYNLPKASKDEWVVCKVFHKGNTTTTDVVNKRALPIINPCLLRMNSSIGEDLFDFSSLPPLVDPLFDQTSNKHIDNDFKGTNNTPSSSSAKPPSSGYYLPNFINNNNNQHMLMMMKPEEHKMYEIPTNNYASTSQVNFTTTNNPIMGISTGNNNTLLSQPQIRTQNSTSVPFNMFQDYYNYMNQGKQCKMEQFSNTKNQPVVSASQDTCLSNDTSSVVSKQDNNIGRNKALYEDNFEAPSSVATTLSDLECLWDDY, encoded by the exons atgatgGAAGAGCCGGTTGTGGTTAACAAAGGAGATGATCATGATCATGATCACGAGCCTTTGGATTTGCCTCCAGGTTTCAGGTTCCACCCCACAGATGAAGAGATCATCACTTGTTACCTCACAGAGAAAGTCCTCAATAGAACCTTCAGTGCAACTGCTATTGGAGAAGCTGATTTCAACAAGTGTGAGCCTTGGGACTTGCCCA AGAAAGCAAAGATGGGGGAGAAAGATTGGTACTTCTTTTGCCAAAGGGATAGGAAGTATCCAACAGGCATGAGAACCAATAGAGCAACCCAATCTGGGTATTGGAAGGCCACTGGCAAAGACAAAGAGATTTTCAAAGGGAAGAACAACCTTGTTGGGATGAAGAAGACCCTTGTTTTCTATAGAGGAAGAGCTCCTAAGGGTGAGAAGTCAAATTGGGTTATGCATGAATTCAGATTGGATGGCAAATTCGCATGTTACAACCTTCCCAAGGCTTCAAag GATGAATGGGTTGTGTGCAAGGTTTTCCACAAGGGCAACACCACTACTACAGATGTTGTTAACAAAAGGGCACTCCCAATAATTAACCCTTGCCTTTTGAGAATGAACTCATCAATTGGAGAAGATCTATTTGATTTCTCTTCTCTCCCACCTCTCGTGGATCCTCTCTTTGACCAAACCTCAAACAAGCACATTGACAATGATTTCAAGGGTACTAATAACACGccttcatcttcatcagctaaACCACCATCAAGTGGCTACTATCTTCCCAacttcatcaacaacaacaacaatcagCACATGCTAATGATGATGAAGCCAGAAGAACACAAAATGTATGAGATTCCCACCAACAACTATGCCTCCACCAGCCAAGTGAATTTCACTACTACTAATAACCCAATAATGGGAATTAGCACAGGCAATAACAATACCCTTCTTTCTCAGCCTCAAATTCGAACCCAAAATTCAACCTCAGTACCCTTCAACATGTTCCaagattattataattatatgaacCAAGGAAAACAATGCAAGATGGAGCAATTCTCAAACACTAAGAACCAGCCTGTGGTCAGTGCCTCTCAAGACACGTGCCTCAGCAATGACACTTCCTCGGTGGTTTCTAAGCAAGACAACAACATAGGAAGGAACAAGGCATTGTACGAGGATAATTTTGAAGCTCCTTCATCAGTTGCTACTACCCTCTCAGATTTGGAATGCCTGTGGGATGATTACTGA